In Streptomyces sp. NBC_01551, one DNA window encodes the following:
- a CDS encoding AAA family ATPase: MTTTEQPAPARQVMPAEERYAAELAFLAAQDTGPRPPGWALTPRAVVTFVCGSDGAELALPGRRAGLPAKLVIAPKFVGERALVERCVVTLAGERGLLLTGEPGTAKSMLSELLSAAVCGTSALTVQGTAGTTEDAFRYGWNYALLLAQGPSSGALVDSPVLSAMRTGRVARVEEITRCLPEVQDALVSILSDRRVSVPELTATEDAVVSAAPGFTVIATANLRDRGVSEMSAALKRRFNFETVAPIADADAEATLIRRQAVAAVQRAGASFGVDDAVLDALVTVFRDLRSGRSAEGWDVERPGTVMSTAEAVQVAASLGVAAAYLPGGDVLDLLPGHLLGVVRKDDPADHGRLLGYWDGPVRRRAEDGSAMWRRLWDLRGSLR; this comes from the coding sequence ATGACCACCACCGAACAGCCCGCACCCGCCCGGCAGGTCATGCCGGCCGAGGAGCGGTACGCCGCCGAACTGGCCTTCCTCGCCGCCCAGGACACCGGGCCGCGGCCGCCCGGCTGGGCGCTGACCCCGCGCGCCGTCGTCACCTTCGTCTGCGGCAGCGACGGCGCCGAACTGGCCCTGCCGGGGCGCCGCGCGGGGCTGCCGGCCAAGCTGGTGATCGCCCCGAAGTTCGTCGGCGAGCGGGCGCTGGTGGAGCGCTGCGTGGTCACCCTCGCGGGTGAGCGCGGGCTGCTCCTGACCGGCGAGCCCGGTACCGCCAAGTCCATGCTCTCCGAGCTGCTGTCGGCCGCCGTCTGCGGGACCAGCGCGCTGACCGTGCAGGGCACCGCCGGCACCACGGAGGACGCCTTCCGCTACGGCTGGAACTACGCGCTGCTGCTGGCCCAGGGGCCGAGTTCGGGCGCGCTGGTCGACTCTCCGGTGCTCTCCGCGATGCGAACGGGCCGGGTGGCGCGCGTCGAGGAGATCACCCGCTGTCTGCCGGAGGTGCAGGACGCGCTGGTGTCGATCCTGTCCGACCGGCGGGTGAGCGTGCCCGAGCTGACCGCCACCGAGGACGCGGTGGTGTCCGCCGCCCCCGGTTTCACGGTCATCGCCACCGCCAACCTGCGCGACCGCGGGGTCTCGGAGATGTCCGCCGCGCTGAAGCGGCGGTTCAACTTCGAGACGGTCGCGCCGATCGCCGACGCGGACGCGGAGGCCACGCTGATCCGCCGGCAGGCGGTCGCGGCGGTGCAGCGGGCCGGGGCGTCGTTCGGGGTGGACGACGCGGTGCTGGACGCGCTCGTCACGGTCTTCCGGGACCTGCGGTCCGGGCGCTCCGCCGAGGGCTGGGACGTGGAGCGGCCGGGCACGGTGATGTCCACCGCCGAGGCGGTGCAGGTGGCCGCGTCGCTGGGGGTCGCGGCCGCGTACCTGCCGGGCGGGGACGTGCTGGACCTGCTGCCGGGGCATCTGCTGGGTGTCGTACGCAAGGACGACCCGGCCGACCACGGGCGGCTGCTGGGGTACTGGGACGGCCCGGTGCGGCGCCGCGCGGAGGACGGTTCGGCGATGTGGCGGCGGCTGTGGGACCTGCGCGGGAGCCTTCGGTGA
- a CDS encoding Ig-like domain-containing protein — protein MFRSKTTIAAGVAGLLAAVLTPLTASAEPGSADAPAPAACGAGGVFAASPVGCTYAAAGTDTFTVPDGVSAITVDLFGAEGGSAAGFVSPNPANTGSPGGLGGETRATVAVSPGQRLQITLGAAGTPGTSRHGEYARPGGYGHGSGGGGAHGGGGSGGGGSDVRVGEFGAADRILVAGGGGGAGNGGPLLGGGAGGGPVAEPGGQGGGPEGSGIAGGGGTQSAHGAGGPRNSNIGGPGISGGDIDPNTGLPNPGSGGPGGSGGRGGNGGGGGGGGYFGGGGGSGGGNPDNLYAAGGGGGSSYAAPSLTDAALLAGVNRGHGKAVVSFRYGTALTLTADTSAPLFGHSVTFTATVTPANPAAGTPSGTVTFSDGATRLATVPLEAGRARFTTGARRPGTHALAAAYAGDVTHAASASAEPAEVTVGFSRPCITTPRHGALTVASGESLCIASGGSQTGPVTVRPGGALAVTDAAITGPVSGDGALAVAVCRSKLTGPVSVTRTTGYALIGSEQSSYCAGNTFTGPVTVDGNTGGVELSANRITGPLRCEGNEPAPHQSGNTVIGPRTGRCR, from the coding sequence ATGTTCAGATCCAAGACGACGATCGCCGCCGGGGTGGCCGGCCTGCTGGCCGCCGTACTGACGCCGCTCACCGCGTCCGCCGAGCCGGGCTCCGCCGACGCCCCGGCGCCGGCGGCCTGCGGTGCGGGCGGGGTCTTCGCCGCGTCACCCGTCGGCTGTACGTACGCCGCGGCCGGGACGGACACGTTCACCGTCCCGGACGGGGTGAGCGCGATCACCGTCGACCTGTTCGGGGCCGAGGGCGGCAGCGCGGCCGGGTTCGTCTCCCCGAACCCCGCGAACACCGGCTCCCCCGGCGGCCTCGGCGGTGAGACCCGCGCGACCGTGGCCGTCAGCCCGGGCCAGCGGCTCCAGATCACCCTCGGCGCCGCCGGAACCCCCGGCACCTCCCGGCACGGCGAGTACGCCCGCCCCGGCGGCTACGGCCACGGTTCCGGCGGCGGTGGCGCCCACGGCGGCGGGGGCTCCGGCGGCGGCGGTTCCGACGTCCGCGTCGGGGAGTTCGGCGCGGCCGACCGCATCCTCGTGGCGGGCGGCGGAGGCGGAGCCGGCAACGGCGGCCCCCTGCTGGGCGGCGGCGCCGGCGGCGGCCCCGTCGCCGAACCCGGCGGCCAGGGCGGCGGACCGGAAGGCTCCGGCATCGCGGGCGGCGGGGGCACCCAGAGCGCCCACGGCGCCGGCGGGCCGCGCAACTCCAACATCGGCGGTCCGGGCATCTCCGGCGGCGACATCGACCCCAACACCGGCCTGCCCAACCCGGGCAGCGGCGGCCCCGGTGGCAGCGGCGGGCGCGGCGGCAACGGCGGTGGCGGCGGCGGTGGCGGCTACTTCGGCGGCGGAGGCGGCTCCGGCGGCGGAAACCCCGACAACCTGTACGCGGCGGGCGGTGGCGGCGGCAGCTCGTACGCCGCGCCGTCGCTGACCGACGCCGCCCTCCTCGCGGGCGTCAACCGGGGCCACGGCAAGGCGGTCGTCTCCTTCCGGTACGGGACGGCGCTCACGCTCACCGCGGACACCTCCGCGCCGCTGTTCGGACACTCCGTCACCTTCACCGCGACCGTCACGCCCGCGAACCCGGCCGCCGGCACCCCGAGCGGTACGGTCACCTTCTCGGACGGGGCCACCCGGCTGGCGACCGTACCGCTGGAGGCCGGCCGGGCCCGCTTCACCACCGGCGCGCGCCGGCCCGGGACGCACGCCCTGGCCGCCGCCTACGCCGGGGACGTGACCCACGCGGCGAGCGCGAGCGCCGAGCCCGCCGAGGTCACCGTCGGCTTCAGCCGGCCCTGCATCACAACGCCCCGGCACGGAGCCCTCACCGTGGCCTCCGGCGAATCGCTCTGCATCGCCTCCGGCGGCAGCCAGACGGGGCCGGTCACCGTCCGCCCCGGCGGCGCGCTGGCCGTGACGGACGCCGCGATCACCGGCCCCGTCTCCGGTGACGGCGCGCTCGCCGTCGCCGTGTGCCGCTCGAAGCTGACCGGTCCGGTCTCCGTCACCCGCACCACCGGGTACGCGCTGATCGGCTCGGAGCAGTCCTCGTACTGCGCCGGGAACACCTTCACCGGCCCGGTGACCGTCGACGGGAACACCGGGGGCGTCGAGCTGTCGGCCAACCGGATCACCGGTCCGCTGCGCTGCGAGGGCAACGAACCGGCTCCGCACCAGAGCGGCAACACCGTCATCGGACCGCGGACCGGCCGGTGCCGTTGA
- a CDS encoding DNA-binding protein: protein MNTTTENKKGRAVSEAELLLKAGAVLPPGTPDAGAQAVDLTARAYRHPALAEDRVVVRLAAAELGPAEDLAAGFLGLVPEEGEPPVVGLGQRQALGFPEWVLVHHPEDGHHALAIVPELDRAARQAKTKPKAALDACLEMAGRLAAAVPHFLPVFYEQAARVFLAVENTTYAGQLFSRARKAEAQHGLTVDEERLDAAFLEFALAGALPVKVLTGYGKELAVRVSPAEAFERFRRLCVRRTAGGLAPSAQVAVELRRLAKAAGLTGTEPEQEYLAELLPLPATLRAAYGWWTAHRGALIALARRVPAVRGTLLGLTLPGGGDGDLTGLWLDVLEESGATAGLTGEQVPAEERSPDGTAGWLERFHKARHTGWGQRPTPPFLLDIVERSAARLRAELARPGREDGLRVTVQDVDLVDLLLSLEIPVAAPDPKGNAQLNLSDWARAEQRRDLVALGADERFHPAFRAALNGLSDAGEDIVRRVAAAPGGRPLLTEWVREVARSSKAAGLPGVPDAIRRLTWLPYEALELAPEEVAAAAATDLGETLARTLRAGLLEELTWPAWESAVAEMRPGQGRQDLTVVEAWPYLIVANQTQVRVLDADGAVLTHDLRAPSGNSYQYGFHYVDGALLVFWSSWSTNTTEGYWHTAPDAVFTLDTNGQRHWQLRSDSTTLPLPGGGRATGAGVLHAGDTALPAEREMLSDGTSYWVWEGWDRNRAETPEPGWREYDPTAPAGASHGRRSLPGVLSDALRGHPEGAKLSLASCRLRPAPTVEGSVLGAPVDGLLGWRPVHVRGRGWHACDLAGRTVTAPEGHDMPLAALVFPGDERPRALSARWRQVSLADPDGVVTLQSRDGHRAAGYATGSVDLPPLDHWYALRPRDPESSAALRAADRETVGALLKAAVEVRKAEELPDLVSAALPGVTDPKMIGGVVEALRFAVTQQKSLDRVAARLHPETGAVAETVRGPVDRLIGDALNGLTGTGYYSWGGDNDTAHRFLRELAAARALADAPEVPGRLHFEMPVLPYSGLPFTPLLDHPAAIAYRAVAVGTSEEERAALVALLQLVDELGLDCAEGSAAHWRRVLIHLDQRHLSTPDGLARSVPHRAVLPLGGGAVLGLTEHDTSVPDGHQFGALLYDPTGRLDVPGPYTALGDAPLGEREHGQGWLAAFLGEAAERGSAPFLPEAAEEFSRLTGVSGVMAKLIVAGLPRVDSWQGNFLPADERKVLGVKATEAGHARDELKALAADVRQAVVAALLPADPARLWSEGPDVAAAAAVWNRRVGRRTPVPDWLATEAARIVRHGWAGQRGLPALLDPAAAPELSTDVAWKVVGDHVEAAVPTERPFTSAVLTGSLALAAWLAHRLPAGDALRAGLPPVLTALRQRLAAPELLLSYGGYADLTDFRKAAGNPTETGAGYERYGAVVLPTHDFRPKPALRPALLDSTGSDPYLPLLRGDEQRPDAVETALRAVHEPAFARLLADPGAPAAGEADADGTWWPQDPSRSVPGLVAEAAEAYGLGADAAALYLTLLAMPDPTDRNIARWTGWKPARLKAARAELAATDLVVEASRSRAGRSLFLPGGWAEMSSPVLPLEAWKLSMYGPAGGRYPTLGVLVPTEPVAELYERAWRRVREGDAPRFEELKVKRTRTRRR from the coding sequence GTGAACACGACCACCGAGAACAAGAAGGGCCGGGCCGTGAGCGAGGCCGAACTGCTCCTCAAGGCGGGCGCCGTGCTCCCGCCGGGCACCCCGGACGCGGGCGCCCAGGCCGTCGACTTGACGGCGCGGGCCTACCGCCACCCGGCGCTCGCCGAGGACCGGGTCGTCGTCCGGCTCGCGGCCGCCGAGCTCGGTCCGGCCGAGGACCTCGCCGCCGGGTTCCTGGGGCTCGTACCCGAGGAGGGCGAGCCGCCCGTGGTGGGCCTCGGGCAGCGCCAGGCCCTCGGGTTCCCCGAGTGGGTGCTGGTGCACCACCCCGAGGACGGGCACCACGCGCTCGCCATCGTCCCCGAACTCGACCGGGCCGCCCGGCAGGCCAAGACCAAGCCCAAGGCCGCGCTGGACGCGTGCCTGGAGATGGCCGGCCGGCTCGCCGCCGCCGTCCCGCACTTCCTTCCCGTCTTCTACGAGCAGGCCGCGCGGGTCTTCCTGGCCGTCGAGAACACCACGTACGCCGGGCAGCTGTTCAGCCGTGCCCGCAAGGCCGAGGCGCAGCACGGGCTGACCGTCGACGAGGAGCGCCTGGACGCGGCCTTCCTGGAGTTCGCGCTGGCCGGAGCACTGCCGGTGAAGGTGCTCACCGGGTACGGCAAGGAGCTGGCGGTGCGGGTCTCCCCCGCCGAGGCCTTCGAGCGGTTCCGCCGGCTGTGCGTACGCCGCACCGCGGGCGGCCTGGCGCCGTCCGCGCAGGTCGCCGTCGAGCTGCGCCGCCTGGCCAAGGCCGCGGGGCTGACCGGCACCGAGCCCGAGCAGGAGTACCTCGCCGAGCTGCTGCCGCTGCCCGCCACGCTGCGCGCCGCGTACGGCTGGTGGACGGCGCACCGCGGCGCGCTGATCGCCCTCGCCCGCCGGGTCCCCGCCGTACGGGGGACCCTGCTCGGGCTGACCCTGCCGGGCGGCGGGGACGGCGACCTCACCGGCCTGTGGCTGGACGTCCTGGAGGAGTCCGGCGCGACCGCGGGGCTGACCGGGGAGCAGGTGCCCGCCGAGGAGCGCTCCCCCGACGGCACCGCGGGCTGGCTGGAGCGCTTCCACAAGGCCCGCCACACCGGCTGGGGGCAGCGCCCCACCCCACCGTTCCTGCTCGACATCGTCGAGCGCAGCGCGGCGCGGCTGCGCGCCGAACTGGCCCGGCCCGGCCGGGAGGACGGCCTGCGGGTGACCGTGCAGGACGTCGACCTGGTGGACCTGCTCCTCTCGCTGGAGATCCCGGTCGCCGCTCCCGACCCCAAGGGCAACGCCCAGCTGAACCTGAGCGACTGGGCCCGCGCCGAGCAGCGCCGCGATCTGGTCGCCCTCGGCGCCGACGAGCGGTTCCACCCCGCCTTCCGCGCGGCCCTGAACGGCCTGAGCGACGCCGGCGAGGACATCGTCCGCCGCGTCGCCGCAGCGCCCGGCGGGCGTCCGCTGCTGACGGAGTGGGTGCGCGAGGTCGCCCGCTCGTCGAAGGCCGCCGGGCTGCCCGGGGTGCCCGACGCGATCCGGCGGCTCACCTGGCTGCCGTACGAGGCGCTGGAGCTCGCCCCGGAGGAGGTCGCCGCGGCAGCCGCCACCGACCTCGGGGAGACCCTCGCGCGCACCCTGCGCGCCGGCCTCCTGGAGGAACTGACGTGGCCCGCCTGGGAGAGCGCGGTCGCCGAGATGCGGCCCGGCCAGGGAAGGCAGGACCTGACCGTCGTGGAGGCCTGGCCGTACCTGATCGTCGCCAACCAGACCCAGGTCCGTGTCCTCGACGCCGACGGGGCCGTCCTCACGCACGACCTGCGCGCCCCGAGCGGCAACTCGTACCAGTACGGCTTCCACTACGTCGACGGGGCCCTGCTCGTCTTCTGGTCGTCCTGGAGCACCAACACGACGGAGGGCTACTGGCACACCGCGCCCGACGCCGTCTTCACCCTGGACACGAACGGGCAGCGGCACTGGCAGCTGCGTTCCGATTCCACCACCCTGCCGCTGCCGGGCGGCGGGCGGGCCACCGGCGCCGGCGTCCTGCACGCGGGTGACACCGCGCTGCCCGCCGAGCGGGAGATGCTGTCCGACGGCACCTCGTACTGGGTGTGGGAGGGATGGGACCGCAACCGCGCCGAGACCCCCGAGCCGGGCTGGCGCGAGTACGACCCCACCGCCCCCGCCGGCGCCTCCCACGGCCGCCGGTCGCTGCCTGGCGTCCTGTCCGACGCGCTGCGCGGGCACCCCGAGGGCGCCAAGCTGTCCTTGGCCTCCTGCCGGCTGCGGCCCGCTCCCACCGTCGAGGGTTCGGTGCTCGGCGCGCCCGTGGACGGCCTGCTCGGCTGGCGGCCCGTGCACGTGCGCGGCCGGGGCTGGCACGCCTGCGACCTCGCGGGGCGCACCGTCACCGCGCCCGAGGGCCACGACATGCCCCTCGCCGCCCTGGTGTTCCCCGGCGACGAGCGTCCACGCGCCCTCAGCGCGCGCTGGCGCCAGGTCAGCCTGGCCGACCCCGACGGGGTGGTCACGCTCCAGTCGCGCGACGGCCACCGGGCCGCCGGGTACGCCACCGGCAGCGTCGACCTGCCGCCGCTCGACCACTGGTACGCGCTGCGCCCGCGCGACCCCGAGTCCTCGGCGGCGCTGCGCGCGGCCGACCGGGAGACCGTCGGCGCGCTGCTCAAGGCCGCGGTCGAGGTCCGAAAGGCCGAGGAACTGCCGGACCTGGTGAGCGCCGCGCTGCCGGGCGTCACGGACCCGAAGATGATCGGCGGCGTCGTCGAGGCACTGCGGTTCGCGGTCACCCAGCAGAAGTCCCTGGACCGGGTCGCCGCCCGGCTGCACCCCGAGACCGGGGCGGTCGCCGAGACCGTGCGGGGGCCCGTCGACCGGCTGATCGGCGATGCCCTCAACGGCCTGACCGGCACCGGCTACTACAGCTGGGGCGGGGACAACGACACCGCGCACCGTTTCCTGCGCGAGCTCGCCGCCGCCCGGGCCCTGGCGGACGCGCCCGAGGTGCCCGGCCGGCTGCACTTCGAGATGCCCGTTCTGCCGTACAGCGGGCTGCCGTTCACGCCGCTGCTGGACCACCCGGCGGCCATCGCCTACCGGGCCGTCGCCGTCGGCACGTCCGAGGAGGAGCGCGCGGCGCTCGTCGCCCTGCTCCAGCTGGTGGACGAGCTCGGCCTGGACTGCGCCGAGGGCTCCGCCGCGCACTGGCGCCGGGTCCTGATCCACCTCGACCAGCGCCACCTCAGCACCCCCGACGGCCTCGCGCGGAGCGTGCCGCACCGCGCCGTGCTGCCGCTGGGCGGCGGCGCCGTGCTCGGCCTGACCGAGCACGACACCTCCGTGCCGGACGGCCACCAGTTCGGGGCGCTGCTGTACGACCCCACCGGCCGCCTCGACGTCCCCGGCCCGTACACCGCGCTCGGTGACGCCCCGCTCGGCGAGCGGGAGCACGGCCAGGGCTGGCTGGCCGCCTTCCTCGGCGAGGCCGCCGAGCGGGGCTCTGCGCCCTTCCTCCCGGAGGCCGCCGAGGAGTTCTCCCGGCTCACCGGGGTCTCGGGTGTGATGGCCAAGCTGATCGTGGCGGGGCTGCCGCGCGTCGACAGCTGGCAGGGCAACTTCCTGCCCGCGGACGAGCGCAAGGTGCTCGGCGTCAAGGCGACCGAGGCGGGCCACGCCCGCGACGAGCTCAAGGCGCTCGCCGCCGACGTGCGGCAGGCCGTGGTCGCGGCGCTGCTGCCCGCCGACCCGGCGCGGCTGTGGAGCGAGGGGCCGGACGTGGCCGCGGCCGCGGCGGTGTGGAACCGGCGCGTGGGCCGCCGCACGCCGGTACCGGACTGGCTGGCGACCGAGGCCGCCCGGATCGTCCGGCACGGCTGGGCGGGACAGCGCGGACTGCCCGCGCTGCTCGATCCGGCGGCGGCCCCGGAGCTCTCCACCGACGTGGCCTGGAAGGTCGTCGGCGACCACGTCGAGGCGGCCGTGCCGACCGAACGGCCCTTCACCTCGGCCGTGCTGACGGGCTCGCTGGCCCTGGCCGCCTGGCTCGCCCACCGGCTGCCCGCGGGCGACGCGCTGCGCGCCGGCCTGCCGCCGGTGCTCACCGCCCTGCGACAGCGGCTCGCGGCGCCCGAACTGCTGCTCAGCTACGGGGGCTACGCCGACCTGACCGACTTCCGCAAGGCGGCCGGGAACCCGACCGAGACCGGCGCGGGCTACGAGCGCTACGGCGCGGTCGTCCTGCCCACGCACGACTTCCGGCCCAAGCCCGCGCTGCGGCCGGCGCTGCTGGACTCCACCGGCTCGGACCCGTACCTGCCGCTGCTGCGCGGGGACGAGCAGCGGCCGGACGCCGTCGAGACGGCGCTGCGGGCCGTCCACGAACCGGCGTTCGCCCGGCTGCTCGCCGACCCGGGCGCCCCGGCGGCGGGCGAGGCGGACGCGGACGGCACCTGGTGGCCGCAGGATCCGAGCCGCTCCGTCCCGGGGCTGGTGGCGGAGGCCGCCGAGGCGTACGGGCTGGGCGCCGACGCCGCGGCGCTGTACCTGACGCTGCTCGCGATGCCCGACCCGACCGACCGCAACATCGCGCGCTGGACGGGCTGGAAGCCGGCCCGCCTCAAGGCGGCCCGCGCCGAACTGGCCGCCACCGACCTGGTGGTGGAGGCCAGCCGCAGCCGGGCCGGACGCTCGCTCTTCCTGCCGGGCGGGTGGGCCGAGATGTCCTCGCCCGTGCTGCCGCTGGAGGCGTGGAAGCTCTCGATGTACGGGCCGGCCGGCGGCCGGTACCCGACGCTGGGGGTTCTGGTGCCCACCGAGCCGGTCGCGGAGCTGTACGAGCGGGCCTGGCGGCGGGTGCGGGAGGGCGACGCGCCGCGCTTCGAGGAGCTCAAGGTCAAGCGCACCCGCACGCGGCGGCGCTGA
- a CDS encoding DUF4132 domain-containing protein, whose amino-acid sequence MAWLAAGEGYEIALVDGRVVARGATGRQLKALPKALRDHPEVDRLRQLAEWLDRHTAACVAQVDAWMVSSLPVPTALLARVWRDEAWQEALRDMAVVGDDPDEVGFLRDATESGELKVVNLDGETVRLSPRTVTLPHPVLLPDLDDVRDFAAELGITQRVEQIHRATWERPAVLPENTNEVRDYAGGVFPNRFSLAARATGLGYRVSGGYATCHVRDGGRTTEASVWIGEPYYDDEQTTGGLSWHDEDGRAVRLVEVGPVAWSEGMRMAAALYAGRKIEEGGNA is encoded by the coding sequence ATGGCTTGGCTGGCGGCGGGTGAGGGGTACGAGATCGCCCTCGTGGACGGGCGCGTGGTGGCACGCGGTGCCACGGGGCGGCAGTTGAAGGCATTGCCCAAGGCACTGCGGGACCACCCCGAGGTGGACCGGCTGCGGCAGCTCGCCGAGTGGCTGGACCGGCACACGGCCGCGTGCGTCGCGCAGGTGGACGCCTGGATGGTGTCCTCCCTGCCGGTGCCGACGGCGCTGCTCGCCCGGGTGTGGCGGGACGAGGCCTGGCAGGAGGCCCTGCGCGACATGGCCGTCGTCGGCGACGACCCGGACGAGGTGGGCTTCCTGCGGGACGCCACCGAGTCCGGCGAGCTGAAGGTGGTCAACCTCGACGGCGAGACGGTACGGCTCTCCCCGCGCACGGTGACGCTGCCGCACCCGGTGCTGCTGCCCGACCTGGACGACGTACGGGACTTCGCGGCCGAACTCGGCATCACCCAGCGGGTCGAGCAGATCCACCGGGCGACCTGGGAACGCCCGGCGGTGCTCCCGGAGAACACCAACGAGGTACGGGACTACGCGGGCGGCGTGTTCCCCAACCGCTTCAGCCTCGCGGCGCGGGCCACCGGCCTCGGCTACCGGGTCTCCGGCGGCTACGCCACCTGCCACGTGCGCGACGGCGGCCGCACCACGGAGGCGTCGGTGTGGATCGGCGAGCCGTACTACGACGACGAGCAGACCACCGGCGGGCTGAGCTGGCACGACGAGGACGGCCGGGCGGTGCGCCTGGTGGAGGTCGGACCGGTGGCCTGGTCCGAGGGCATGCGGATGGCCGCGGCGCTGTACGCCGGCCGGAAGATCGAAGAGGGCGGGAACGCGTGA